TTTCTGCTGTGGAAATGTTCAAGGAACTGCGGCCGAACATCGTGATCCTGGATTTTCAAATGCCTGGCATCAATGGAATTGAAACGGCACGCCGAATGGCCGAAATAGCCCCGGCCGTTCCTGTCGTCCTTTTCACGCAACACGCCAGCGCCGACTTGGAAAGACATGCGCACGAAGTAGGCATTCGCTCGGTGGTGTCCAAGACGAATGCCTTTCCGATGGTCGGAATGATCCGAGCGCTCCTAGGGTCAGACCCCGAAATCGGTACGGACTAGGCGGCTGCGCTTCGTCCCGTCAGAAAATGCGCTATGAACAGGACAACGGCGATCACAAGCAGCAAATGGATCGCTCCGAAGGTTACGTGAAACGCGATAAATCCCAGCAACCACAAAACAAGCAATACAGCGGCTAT
This portion of the Terriglobales bacterium genome encodes:
- a CDS encoding response regulator transcription factor, giving the protein MRTRFLIVDDSELVRRSLRTVLQANPDWEICGEAADGVSAVEMFKELRPNIVILDFQMPGINGIETARRMAEIAPAVPVVLFTQHASADLERHAHEVGIRSVVSKTNAFPMVGMIRALLGSDPEIGTD